One stretch of Zingiber officinale cultivar Zhangliang chromosome 6B, Zo_v1.1, whole genome shotgun sequence DNA includes these proteins:
- the LOC121990128 gene encoding dof zinc finger protein 5-like, which produces MWISMVMMDADQVTSIKLFGAVILKQPNEEKEEEAAAPPPRDVQDEMAAAREAAAAVALPCPRCKSKETKFCYFNNYNVNQPRHFCKACHRYWTAGGTLRNVPVGAGRRRGRRAPDHPASSACVLQYPAPPYVVSRWLLRPESPAREGCGGPFNGGGLC; this is translated from the coding sequence ATGTGGATATCCATGGTGATGATGGATGCGGACCAAGTAACGAGTATTAAGCTGTTCGGAGCAGTGATCTTGAAGCAACCCAACGAGGAGAAAGAGGAGGAGGCAGCGGCGCCGCCGCCCAGGGATGTGCAGGACGAAATGGCGGCGGCAAGGGAGGCCGCGGCGGCCGTGGCTCTTCCCTGCCCGCGGTGCAAGAGCAAGGAGACCAAGTTCTGCTACTTCAACAACTATAACGTCAACCAGCCGCGGCACTTTTGCAAGGCGTGCCACCGCTACTGGACCGCCGGCGGCACGCTGCGCAACGTACCGGTcggcgccggccgccggagggggAGGCGCGCGCCGGACCACCCCGCCTCCTCGGCGTGTGTATTGCAGTACCCGGCACCGCCGTACGTGGTGTCTAGGTGGCTGCTGCGGCCGGAGTCGCCGGCGAGGGAGGGGTGCGGCGGACCTTTCAACGGTGGTGGCCTTTGTTGA